Genomic window (Paenibacillus sp. PK3_47):
GAGGGTCTCCTGTCTGCGGATAATGCGCTTGTGCTGGCGGTGATGGTAAGGCATCTGCCGAAAGAGCAGCAGAAGAAGGCTTTGTTTTACGGCATTCTTGGGGCGTATATCTTCCGGTTCCTGGCGATCGGGCTGGGAACGTTCTTGATTAAATTTACGCTGGTTAAGGTGCTTGGGGCTCTTTATCTCTTCTATATCGCTTATAAAGGATTATTCAAGGGTCATCCAGAAGAAGAAGGAGAGGAAAAGACAAATAAAGGCACCTCGTTCTGGAAGACGGTACTCCTGGTTGAGTTAATGGATATTGCCTTCAGCATCGACAGCGTGGTGGCTGCATTCGGCCTGAGTGACCAGGTGTGGGTCCTGTTCCTGGGCGGGATCCTCGGCGTGTTGATGATGCGCGGTGTGGCCCAGGTCTTCCTGAAGCTGATCGCCAAATTTCCGGAGCTGGAGCAGACCGCATTTATACTGATTGCGCTTATTGCCGGCAAGATGTTTGCGGGTGCCTTCGGTTATGAAATGCCGCATGTGGTGTTCTTCACGATTCTTATCGCAGTCTTTGTAGGAACCATTCTTTACAGCTCCGGCAAGAAGAAGAAGGAATTAAACGGGAAAGCGTAACGCTCCTATCTTTTATAGGGGGATAAGCCCTTTTCCGGATAAACGTATATTTACAGCATGGCCTTTTCTAGTATTTGAGAACGCCGGAAGCCGTCTCCAAGGGGGCGGCAAAGCCGGTTATACCGCTCTCTGTGCGGAAAAGGCCATTTGTTTTGCGGGATTTGTTTTGCTGGCGTGTTGCAGAACTATTAGGGGGAAGGTCTTTGAGATATTTTGATTACCTGACGAAAGAACAGGAAAATTCTTTGTTTTATGTTCCGCCGGTTGCATTTAATCATAACACGCACAAGGAACTGCTGGCTTATGCTGTCGGAGCTGCTCTGTATATGCCGGCCACCCGGTCCAGTGTTGCTGACGATATCCTCAAGCTGAGAGCTTCCGGGCTGGTAACAGTCATTATTGATCTGGAGGATGCGATTGGTGACGGGGAGGTGGACTATGCCGAGGAGTCGGTTGTAAGGCACCTTACGTCCCTCTCGGCTTATGGCAGGGATGAGGCGGATACCGGCAAAAGCCTGCCGCTGCTTTTCATTCGTGTGCGTAACCCGGAACAGCTGCGGCAGATGATTTTCCGTCTTGGCTCACTGATTACAATGTTGACCGGTTTTGTCTTCCCCAAATTTTCTGTAGCTAATGGTGTAGATTATTTTGAAGCGATTGCAGATTATAACAGCTCGCGCAGCTACGAAGCACCGGTGCTCTACGGGATGCCTATTCTGGAGAATGCCCCGATTATTTACCGGGAGAGCCGGCTGGACAGCCTGCTTGCAGTGCGGGATCTGCTGGGCAATTACCGCGATTATGTGCTGAATGTCAGAATCGGGGCAACCGATTTCTCCAGCCTGTTCGGACTCCGCCGCAGTCCCGATATCAGTATTTATGATCTTGCGCCTATCCGTGACTGTATTTCAGAAATCATCAATATATTCGGACGGGTGGAGGAGGGATACGTCATTTCGGGTCCGGTGTGGGAGTATTTCGCCAGCAAAGGGCAGGGACACCGGGTGCTGCGCCCGCAGCTGAGGCAGACTCCGTTTGAGGATACTTACGGTGAACAGGGCCGGGAGATGCGCAACAATTATATCTCCAGCGCGCTGGACGGCCTGATCCGGGAAGTCATTTTGGATAAAGAAAAAGGTATTGTCGGCAAAACGATTATCCATCCGTCCCATCTGAGGCCTGTGCAGGCGATGTATACGGTCATGCATGAGGAGTATGCGGATGCATTGAGCATTGTGGAGAGCAATGACGGCAGCCGCGGTGTTTTTAAAAGCGAGTACTTTAACAAGATGAATGAAATCAAGCCGCATTTAAACTGGGCAAAACGTATTTTATTACGATCTCAAATATACGGGGTGTTACATGAACAACAGCATTTTGTCGGATTACTGCCCGAGAACGAATACACACACGTTTAATATTGTCGAGAACCTGCAGGTTACGGTAACCGAAACTTCCAACCCCTTTCATATTCCTGTCCAGTCCTTATTCGCTATGGCTGCCCGTATCAATAAAAAACGGTCCTTTCTCTTTGTCAGCAGGGTGCTCGGCAAGCATATTCCTGTAAATCCGTATACTCCGCTGCTTGGCGGTGCTGCGCTTGCCCTGCTGCTGTATCGTGAAATGAACGGGGGGGCTGCAGATACTGATTCAATGGAAAAACTGCTTGAACAGGCAGTGGATGGCCTTATAGATCCTTCCCGTGCGGAAGAAGCTTACCGGGCATTGCTGTCAGCACGGCTGGTTCTTCCCCGGCCTGTCGTCTTTATCGGTTTCGCCGAGACAGCTACCGCGCTGGGGCACAGCATGTACAATATATTCGCTGATCATGCTTCCTACATCCATACTACGCGTGAAGATATTCCTGAGATGGAGCCGGTCGTCAGCTTTGAAGAAGAGCATTCGCATGCGGTGGATCATCTCGTGTATGCCCTGAACACCGGGATGCTGTCCGGAGAGGAACCGGTTGTACTGGTGGATGATGAGATTACGACCGGCAATACGGCAATCAATACGATCCGCGACATCCAGTCCAAGTTTCCGCGCCGGGAATATGTTGTCGCTTCTCTGCTGGACTGGCGGAGTGAACGCAATATTCAGGCATACCGGGAGCTGGAGGAGGAGCTAGGCATCCGGATTACAGCCTTGTCCCTGCTGCAGGGCAGTATTGAGGTGACAGGAACGCCGCTGCTGGATGCCGCTGCAGGGAACGGACAGCTTGCCTGCGCTTCTGAAGTTCCTGTTGTAACCACTTATGTGGCGGACGGGCTGGAGCGGCTGGAGGTAAGTTCGGCAGATTCTTATGGGGAAGTTAATCATTCTCCGTATCTGAAGCTGAGCGGCCGGTTTGGAATGGAATCGTGTGACAATCAGCTCCTGGATGAGGGTGCAGCGCGGATAGCTGCCCGGCTCTGCAAGCTGCGGGAGAGTTCAAACGCACTGGTTATGGGTGTCGGAGAGTTCATGTACCTTCCTATGCGTGTAGCGGCAGAGATGGGTGAAGGAATATCCTATCAGTCCTCGACACGCAGTCCGATTTATCCTGAGGCCAGGCCGGATTACGGTGTTCACAGTGCGGAAGCTTATCCTTCGGCCGGAGACCCGGCAATCCGGAACTATATTTATAATATTGCTCCCGGCCAGTACGGCGATATTTTCGTACTGCTTGAGCGGGATGTCCCCCGCAGCAGGATAGAGCCGATGACGGATGTTCTGAAGTCGCTGGCCGGCAACAAAGTGCATCTCATTATACTCGGTGCCCGGCAAGAAACGGAGGCGGCCTGCCCATGAAGGGAACAGATGAAGCCAACCTCGGTACAAGGATAGTGCCTCCTGCCCCGATCGGCAGCTACCCGCCTTCAGATGTCCGGTTCCTGCTCAAGGATCTCAGCGATATCCGGCTGGAGCAGGGAACGGCGGAACGGGAAAAGGCTATCCAGTCCGGGGTGAGCTATTCCGAAATGCTTCCGGTAGAATACCAGCCGACAGCGCAGTATATAGATCTGTTTCAGGAGACACTCCGGGAATCGGCTGCCAAGGTCGCTTTTGCCGTCGCGGTTGTCTCTGAAATGATCGTATCCAGACGGGGGACAGGCAATACGGTGCTTGTCTCTCTGGCCAGAGCCGGTACACCGGTCGGTGTGCTGATCAAACGTTATATCGCCTGGAGATATGGTGCAGACCTGCCGCATTACAGCATTTCTATCATCCGCGGAAAAGGGATTGACGAGAATGCGCTCCTCTACATGCTGCAGCAGCATGGCCGGGATGCTGATTTGCAGTTTATTGACGGCTGGACAGGCAAAGGTGCAATCCGCCGGGTGCTGATAGAGTCCTGTGCAGAGTTCTACACCAAATACGGGGTTGCCCTGAATGATGATCTGGCTGTACTGGCGGATCCGGGACATTGTTCCCAGACCTTCGGGACAAGGGAAGATTACCTGATTCCGAGCGCCTGCCTGAATTCTACCGTATCAGGCCTGATCAGCCGTACCGTACTGCGGGAGGATCTGATCGGTCCGGATGATTTCCATGGGGCAAAATATTACAGGGAGTGGCTGGACAGCGATCTGTCAGGTGCTTTTATTGAAGCCATTGTTCCGCATTTTGCTTCTGTGGCGGAAGAGGCGGCAGGAGCTGCCGCAGAAATGCTGAAATCTCCGCCCGAGGTTACCTGGCAGGGCATGGAGGACATCCGGAGCATTCAACAGACCTTCGGCATAGATAACCTCAATCTGGTTAAGCCGGGAGTCGGTGAAACTACACGCGTACTGCTGCGGAGAGTACCCTGGAAAATCCTCGTTGATAAGACAGACAATCCGAATCTGCGGCATATTATGCTGCTTGCCGAAGAACGCGGCGTTCCGGTGGAGGTCTATCCGGGTCTTACCTATTCATGCTGCGGTATTATAAAACCGCTGAAAGGGGGGGCCTGAGTGTGATCTATGCCAGTGATTTGGATCGTACGCTGATCTACTCCCTCGGTGCGCTTAAGGTGCCGGAGGATTCTCCGGGTCTTGTGCCCGCCGAAATTATTGACGGGAGAAATGCCTCTTATATTTCACAGGGGGCGCTGGATTTGCTGAGGGAGCTTACTGCGAGCGTTATTTTTATGCCGGTGACTACGCGTACCATCGCGGAGTACAGGCGGATCAACCTGTTCCAGGAGACGATCATTCCGGATTATGCTGTCACCAGCAATGGCGGCAATATTCTGGTCAGCGGGGATGTGGATCTGGAGTGGAGGGCGCATATCGGCAGGCTGGTGGGGCTCAACTCTGCAGAGGCCGGGGAGGTCCGTACGATGGTCCGGGCGGTCGTGCGCCCTGAATGGATTATCAGCGAACGGTATTGCGATGAACTTTTCTATACTTATATGGTTTACCGCGACTTATTGCCGCTTGATGAGATCAACCACATGGCTGAGCGCCTGAACGAAATCGGCTGGAAGGTTTCGCTGCAGGGGCGGAAGCTGTACGTGGTTCCCGAGGCGGTTAACAAAAGCGACGCCATTATCCATGTCCGCCGTACCGTGCATTCCGAGCCGATGGTTGCATCCGGTGATTCCCTGCTGGACAAGTGTCTGCTGGAGAGCGCCGACTATGCCATAGCCCCGCGTCACGGAGAAATATTTGCCGAGCAGCAGGCCTCTCAAGTAAAATTGAGTTATCCTTTTACAGAGCTGGCGGGTGTGCATGCCGGACATGAGATCATGCAGTATGTTCACAAGATTTATCACAATCTGACGACATTGGGAGTTGGACCACAATGAAAAAGGTAAATATTTATTTCAACCGCTGGTTCTCCGTGGCTTATCACTATATGAATCTTCTGCGGAACAATGAGGACGGCGTTCCGGTCCAAATCTTTGCCACCCATCCCGATATCCGGCATATGTCGCTGCAGGGCGCGGACATTGCCGGGACTGAGCCGGCGCTTAAAGGGATAGAATATGTACAGTTCTGCGTTGATTACTGCCGCCGCAATGAGATTGATATTTTTATTCCCCGGCTGCATATGATGGATATTGCGCTGCATGCCGCCATGTTCGAGGCTGTTGGCACGAAGGTGCTTGTCTGCCGTGATCTTGATCTGCTGGAAATGATTCTGGATAAGGGCAAGTTCTACCGCCGGGTCCAGGAGACCGGAATTATGGAGATTCCTGAATACCATGTTGTGAATACAGCGGAGGGGTTCAAGGAAGCTTATGAGGATCTGACAGCCAAAGGCCTTAGGGTCTGCTTTAAGCCAACTGAAACCGAGGGCGGCTTGGGCTTCCGGATCATCAACAACAGCCGCAGCCCTCTGGAGGAATTGTTCGGTTATGTAACGCAGAATATTTCATTTGATGATGCGTACCGGATTCTTGCCGGAGCCGAAACCTTCCCGGATCTTATGGTAATGGAGCTGCTTGAGGGCTATGAATACAGCATAGACTGCCTCTCGGACAGGGACGGCAATCTGCTGGCAGCGGTGCCGCGGCGCAAGGACAGCGGGCGCCTGCGGGTAATGGAGCACATTCCTGAGCTTGAGGCTATTGCAAGAAATGTAGCTGAGACTTACAAAATTCCTTATAATTTCAATATACAAATGAAGTACAGCGGCGGAGTTCCCAAGCTGCTGGAGATTAACCCCCGGATGTCCGGAGGGCTGCATGTATCTTGTCTGACAGGCATTAACTTCCCGTACCTGGCGGTCAAAAGTGCGCTTGGCGGTGAAGTTCAGCCCGTACGTTTCACCCATGATCTGCTGGCCAGCCATGTGGAGCAGCCGATGATCATGAAGGTACACGACGAATCCGTAGTTACGGACCGCGTGAATTGAGCGCCTGAGCAAGCGCACAAGAGGTGAGGATCATTTATCTGAAATCTAAAGTATTACTGTATGCAGGTGCCGGTTACGTTGCAGCTCTGCTGACGAGCAGTTTCCTGCCCGAATTTCTAACGCTGCTGCTGCCGGTTGCCGGCGCCGCTGCAGGGATTGCCAGCAGCGCACGCACCAAAGTTAACCTGCCGGCAGAGGTTCTTCCTGCCGGGCAGCAGCCGGGTAACATCTCTGCCGCAGCTCCAGTACCTGCAGTTACGGGGCCCGGAGCAGGCAGTGCGGCTTCTGCAGCCCCGGCTGCAGGTACAGTTGAACAAGCTGCCCCTGCTTCCGGAAGACGCGGGGAGGCCAGAGTCTCGGCGGAATTTGCCCCTGTGGTAGAGTACCTGGGGATTCTGGAGGATATGATTATATCCGAAGGGCAGAAGGATACGCTTGATAACGAGATTGTCGAGAAGTCACTGGCGCTTTTTGCCAGACTCCAGCATGTCATTCCGCTGCTTGAAGAGCTGGGGAACGGTGAAATCAATCATACGGTGCGCAGGCTGGTGCTGAAGGACCTCAACGCTGTTATCAATCCGTTTTTGCGGCTGGGCGGCGAGGCCAAATCGAAAAACCGGAGAATGCTGCTGAACGGTCTGAGGGATGTGGATTCTAAAATATCGGATATCGCCTCAACGATCGAGCACAAAGACCTGATGGAACTTCAGACCAAGGCGGAACTGATTCATCAACGGTACAGCAGTTCCGAATTATAGGAGGGAAACCACATGTCCACGCAGTACATTGAGCTCAA
Coding sequences:
- a CDS encoding TerC family protein; translation: MGWFSDFFRSISENYGHFFSWSDIVGTLSDPVSWGIIGSLILLEGLLSADNALVLAVMVRHLPKEQQKKALFYGILGAYIFRFLAIGLGTFLIKFTLVKVLGALYLFYIAYKGLFKGHPEEEGEEKTNKGTSFWKTVLLVELMDIAFSIDSVVAAFGLSDQVWVLFLGGILGVLMMRGVAQVFLKLIAKFPELEQTAFILIALIAGKMFAGAFGYEMPHVVFFTILIAVFVGTILYSSGKKKKELNGKA
- a CDS encoding HpcH/HpaI aldolase/citrate lyase family protein, which produces MRYFDYLTKEQENSLFYVPPVAFNHNTHKELLAYAVGAALYMPATRSSVADDILKLRASGLVTVIIDLEDAIGDGEVDYAEESVVRHLTSLSAYGRDEADTGKSLPLLFIRVRNPEQLRQMIFRLGSLITMLTGFVFPKFSVANGVDYFEAIADYNSSRSYEAPVLYGMPILENAPIIYRESRLDSLLAVRDLLGNYRDYVLNVRIGATDFSSLFGLRRSPDISIYDLAPIRDCISEIINIFGRVEEGYVISGPVWEYFASKGQGHRVLRPQLRQTPFEDTYGEQGREMRNNYISSALDGLIREVILDKEKGIVGKTIIHPSHLRPVQAMYTVMHEEYADALSIVESNDGSRGVFKSEYFNKMNEIKPHLNWAKRILLRSQIYGVLHEQQHFVGLLPENEYTHV
- a CDS encoding phosphoribosyltransferase family protein produces the protein MAARINKKRSFLFVSRVLGKHIPVNPYTPLLGGAALALLLYREMNGGAADTDSMEKLLEQAVDGLIDPSRAEEAYRALLSARLVLPRPVVFIGFAETATALGHSMYNIFADHASYIHTTREDIPEMEPVVSFEEEHSHAVDHLVYALNTGMLSGEEPVVLVDDEITTGNTAINTIRDIQSKFPRREYVVASLLDWRSERNIQAYRELEEELGIRITALSLLQGSIEVTGTPLLDAAAGNGQLACASEVPVVTTYVADGLERLEVSSADSYGEVNHSPYLKLSGRFGMESCDNQLLDEGAARIAARLCKLRESSNALVMGVGEFMYLPMRVAAEMGEGISYQSSTRSPIYPEARPDYGVHSAEAYPSAGDPAIRNYIYNIAPGQYGDIFVLLERDVPRSRIEPMTDVLKSLAGNKVHLIILGARQETEAACP
- a CDS encoding cysteine protease StiP family protein; amino-acid sequence: MKGTDEANLGTRIVPPAPIGSYPPSDVRFLLKDLSDIRLEQGTAEREKAIQSGVSYSEMLPVEYQPTAQYIDLFQETLRESAAKVAFAVAVVSEMIVSRRGTGNTVLVSLARAGTPVGVLIKRYIAWRYGADLPHYSISIIRGKGIDENALLYMLQQHGRDADLQFIDGWTGKGAIRRVLIESCAEFYTKYGVALNDDLAVLADPGHCSQTFGTREDYLIPSACLNSTVSGLISRTVLREDLIGPDDFHGAKYYREWLDSDLSGAFIEAIVPHFASVAEEAAGAAAEMLKSPPEVTWQGMEDIRSIQQTFGIDNLNLVKPGVGETTRVLLRRVPWKILVDKTDNPNLRHIMLLAEERGVPVEVYPGLTYSCCGIIKPLKGGA
- a CDS encoding HAD family hydrolase, giving the protein MIYASDLDRTLIYSLGALKVPEDSPGLVPAEIIDGRNASYISQGALDLLRELTASVIFMPVTTRTIAEYRRINLFQETIIPDYAVTSNGGNILVSGDVDLEWRAHIGRLVGLNSAEAGEVRTMVRAVVRPEWIISERYCDELFYTYMVYRDLLPLDEINHMAERLNEIGWKVSLQGRKLYVVPEAVNKSDAIIHVRRTVHSEPMVASGDSLLDKCLLESADYAIAPRHGEIFAEQQASQVKLSYPFTELAGVHAGHEIMQYVHKIYHNLTTLGVGPQ
- a CDS encoding ATP-grasp domain-containing protein yields the protein MKKVNIYFNRWFSVAYHYMNLLRNNEDGVPVQIFATHPDIRHMSLQGADIAGTEPALKGIEYVQFCVDYCRRNEIDIFIPRLHMMDIALHAAMFEAVGTKVLVCRDLDLLEMILDKGKFYRRVQETGIMEIPEYHVVNTAEGFKEAYEDLTAKGLRVCFKPTETEGGLGFRIINNSRSPLEELFGYVTQNISFDDAYRILAGAETFPDLMVMELLEGYEYSIDCLSDRDGNLLAAVPRRKDSGRLRVMEHIPELEAIARNVAETYKIPYNFNIQMKYSGGVPKLLEINPRMSGGLHVSCLTGINFPYLAVKSALGGEVQPVRFTHDLLASHVEQPMIMKVHDESVVTDRVN